One genomic region from Tachysurus fulvidraco isolate hzauxx_2018 chromosome 14, HZAU_PFXX_2.0, whole genome shotgun sequence encodes:
- the bcl2l16 gene encoding BCL2 like 16 isoform X2 has translation MGLLDKPVGLSSPDPLVREAYLMAYDYINYVTAKPDTPLGPAPSQASEALRHAGDELLQRFPIFFRRWPRVFRDVTEDTACSTLLSILDEHFSQTRRGDLAWSAVLSVFVLAGQMALHCKQRGMNSVLPQLQQSVGSFVERVICPEIRDKGGWVLWYALGRSRLWRAR, from the exons ATGGGACTATTAGATAAGCCTGTGGGGCTGTCCAGCCCTGATCCGTTGGTCCGAGAGGCCTACCTGATGGCCTACGACTATATTAACTATGTAACAGCCAAACCGGACACTCCTCTCGGCCCGGCACCGTCTCAAGCCTCAGAAGCACTGCGGCACGCTGGAGACGAGCTCCTTCAACGCTTCCCAATCTTCTTTCGTCGCTGGCCACGCGTCTTCCGAGACGTGACAGAGGACACAGCATGTTCTACACTGCTGTCCATCCTGGATGAGCACTTCTCTCAGACGAGGCGCGGGGACCTGGCCTGGAGCGCCGTGCtatctgtgtttgtgcttgCTGGTCAGATGGCACTACACTGCAAACAAAGGGGCATGAACAGTGTTCTCCCACAGCTCCAGCAGTCTGTAGGCAGCTTTGTTGAAAGAGTCATCTGCCCTGAGATCAGGGACAAAGGTGGATGG GTTTTGTGGTACGCTTTGGGGAGAAGCAGACTCTGGAGGGCCAGGTAA
- the bcl2l16 gene encoding BCL2 like 16 isoform X1 — translation MGLLDKPVGLSSPDPLVREAYLMAYDYINYVTAKPDTPLGPAPSQASEALRHAGDELLQRFPIFFRRWPRVFRDVTEDTACSTLLSILDEHFSQTRRGDLAWSAVLSVFVLAGQMALHCKQRGMNSVLPQLQQSVGSFVERVICPEIRDKGGWSGFVVRFGEKQTLEGQVKKMCCWSLLILSLGILTYFLWKRRIF, via the exons ATGGGACTATTAGATAAGCCTGTGGGGCTGTCCAGCCCTGATCCGTTGGTCCGAGAGGCCTACCTGATGGCCTACGACTATATTAACTATGTAACAGCCAAACCGGACACTCCTCTCGGCCCGGCACCGTCTCAAGCCTCAGAAGCACTGCGGCACGCTGGAGACGAGCTCCTTCAACGCTTCCCAATCTTCTTTCGTCGCTGGCCACGCGTCTTCCGAGACGTGACAGAGGACACAGCATGTTCTACACTGCTGTCCATCCTGGATGAGCACTTCTCTCAGACGAGGCGCGGGGACCTGGCCTGGAGCGCCGTGCtatctgtgtttgtgcttgCTGGTCAGATGGCACTACACTGCAAACAAAGGGGCATGAACAGTGTTCTCCCACAGCTCCAGCAGTCTGTAGGCAGCTTTGTTGAAAGAGTCATCTGCCCTGAGATCAGGGACAAAGGTGGATGG TCAGGTTTTGTGGTACGCTTTGGGGAGAAGCAGACTCTGGAGGGCCAGGTAAAGAAGATGTGCTGCTGGAGTTTGCTAATACTGAGCTTGGGGATCCTCACCTACTTCCTGTGGAAAAGAAGAATATTTTAG
- the tubb2b gene encoding tubulin beta-2b chain, translating to MREIVHLQAGQCGNQIGAKFWEVISDEHGIDPTGTYHGDSDLQLDRINVYYNEASGGKYVPRAVLVDLEPGTMDSVRSGPFGQIFRPDNFVFGQSGAGNNWAKGHYTEGAELVDSVLDVVRKEAESCDCLQGFQLTHSLGGGTGSGMGTLLISKIREEYPDRIMNTFSVVPSPKVSDTVVEPYNATLSVHQLVENTDETYCIDNEALYDICFRTLKLTTPSYGDLNHLVSATMSGVTTCLRFPGQLNADLRKLAVNMVPFPRLHFFMPGFAPLTSRGSQQYRSLTVPELTQQMFDAKNMMAACDPRHGRYLTVAAIFRGRMSMKEVDEQMLNVQNKNSSYFVEWIPNNVKTAVCDIPPRGLKMAATFIGNSTAIQELFKRISEQFTAMFRRKAFLHWYTGEGMDEMEFTEAESNMNDLVSEYQQYQDATAEEEGEFEEEGEEELA from the exons atgAGGGAAATCGTGCATCTTCAGGCTGGTCAGTGCGGTAACCAGATCGGAGCTAAG TTCTGGGAGGTTATTAGTGATGAGCATGGCATCGACCCAACCGGCACTTATCATGGAGACAGTGATCTCCAGCTCGATAGGATTAATGTCTACTACAACGAGGCATCAG GTGGCAAATATGTGCCCCGTGCAGTGCTGGTAGACTTGGAGCCTGGTACCATGGACTCTGTGAGGTCTGGACCTTTTGGTCAAATATTCAGACCAGACAACTTTGTCTTCG GTCAGAGTGGTGCTGGAAACAACTGGGCCAAAGGTCACTACACGGAGGGAGCCGAGCTTGTTGACTCTGTGCTAGATGTGGTGCGCAAGGAGGCTGAGAGCTGTGACTGTCTGCAGGGCTTCCAGCTTACCCACTCCCTGGGTGGTGGCACTGGCTCAGGTATGGGCACTCTGCTCATCAGCAAGATCCGTGAAGAATATCCTGACCGCATCATGAACACATTCAGTGTTGTGCCATCCCCCAAAGTGTCTGACACCGTTGTAGAGCCCTACAATGCCACATTATCTGTACACCAGCTGGTTGAAAACACAGATGAGACCTACTGTATCGATAATGAAGCTCTCTACGATATCTGCTTCCGCACACTGAAGCTCACAACTCCCTCATATGGTGATCTCAACCACCTCGTATCTGCCACCATGAGCGGTGTCACCACCTGTCTCCGCTTCCCTGGTCAGCTCAACGCAGATCTGCGCAAGCTGGCTGTTAACATGGTGCCCTTCCCACGTCTTCACTTCTTCATGCCCGGGTTTGCCCCCTTGACTAGCAGGGGAAGCCAGCAGTACCGATCACTCACAGTGCCTGAGCTGACACAACAGATGTTTGATGCTAAGAACATGATGGCTGCCTGCGACCCACGCCATGGCCGATACCTCACCGTTGCTGCCATCTTCCGTGGCCGCATGTCCATGAAGGAAGTTGATGAGCAGATGCTCAATGTGCAGAACAAGAACAGCAGCTACTTCGTTGAATGGATTCCCAACAATGTCAAGACCGCAGTGTGCGACATCCCACCACGTGGCCTCAAGATGGCCGCTACCTTCATCGGTAACAGCACTGCCATCCAGGAGCTGTTCAAGCGCATCTCTGAGCAGTTCACTGCCATGTTCAGGCGCAAAGCTTTCCTCCACTGGTACACCGGAGAAGGTATGGATGAGATGGAGTTCACCGAAGCTGAGAGCAACATGAATGACCTGGTCTCCGAGTACCAGCAGTACCAGGATGCCACAGCTGAGGAAGAGGGCGAGTTtgaagaggaaggagaggaggagcTTGCATAA